A genomic stretch from Ureibacillus composti includes:
- a CDS encoding N-acetylmuramoyl-L-alanine amidase, whose translation MEPIEIELHPGHWENEGSGANGILKEVVESRKVTKRVYEILKASKVPTTYFEDNTSTDQTQNLNTLIKEHNKDRNGLVVSIHFNASGGTRDNGIGTEVLYYDQKELAENVAKAISNVSGLKNRGAKQHKNLAVLAQTYEPAILIEVCFVNDSTDVALYRRDFEKICYAIAKELASYCGRNIEEGEEKLNFTSPTLKKMYEERIASPGTAKLVDDAAVEVLGYKSKLINGRLSDGDLVATAIELAVHFAKKC comes from the coding sequence ATGGAACCGATAGAAATCGAACTTCACCCAGGACATTGGGAAAATGAAGGCAGCGGGGCAAATGGTATTCTTAAAGAAGTAGTAGAATCCCGAAAGGTAACTAAACGTGTTTATGAAATATTAAAGGCTTCAAAGGTTCCGACAACTTATTTCGAAGATAATACATCCACAGACCAAACTCAGAACTTAAATACGCTTATTAAGGAGCATAACAAGGACCGAAACGGCTTAGTAGTGTCAATTCACTTTAATGCATCAGGCGGAACAAGAGATAACGGCATTGGAACTGAGGTTCTATACTATGATCAAAAAGAATTAGCAGAGAATGTAGCGAAAGCCATTTCGAATGTAAGCGGGTTGAAAAATCGAGGAGCTAAACAACATAAAAATTTAGCTGTATTAGCTCAAACTTATGAACCAGCCATACTAATTGAAGTTTGCTTTGTTAACGACAGTACAGACGTTGCGCTTTATCGTCGAGATTTCGAAAAAATCTGTTACGCAATTGCAAAAGAACTAGCTTCATATTGTGGAAGAAATATTGAGGAAGGTGAAGAAAAATTGAACTTTACTAGTCCTACATTGAAGAAAATGTATGAAGAAAGAATAGCGTCACCTGGTACTGCAAAACTAGTTGATGATGCAGCTGTGGAAGTACTGGGGTACAAATCGAAGTTGATTAACGGACGGTTATCTGATGGTGATTTAGTTGCTACAGCAATTGAATTAGCAGTACATTTTGCAAAGAAGTGTTAA
- a CDS encoding phage holin family protein: MKTDTLWTSLVGGLTASITYLIGGVDELAIALGILMFIDYILGLSVACTVNKNVESRKMFKGLLKKMAMLFMVIVAVQMDNATNSGDFMRNAMILFLIGMEGISFIENLGHLGIKVPSFIKDAFTQLQNENDKKSGDK; encoded by the coding sequence ATGAAAACAGATACTTTGTGGACGTCATTAGTTGGAGGTTTAACAGCTTCAATTACCTATCTGATTGGTGGTGTTGACGAATTGGCAATTGCACTTGGTATTTTAATGTTCATTGATTATATCTTAGGACTTTCAGTTGCTTGTACCGTCAATAAAAATGTGGAGTCTCGAAAGATGTTTAAAGGGCTTCTCAAAAAAATGGCCATGTTGTTTATGGTTATTGTGGCTGTGCAAATGGATAATGCCACAAATAGTGGAGACTTTATGAGAAATGCTATGATCTTGTTCTTAATAGGTATGGAAGGGATTAGTTTCATCGAAAATTTAGGGCATTTAGGAATTAAGGTGCCATCGTTCATTAAAGATGCATTCACTCAATTGCAGAATGAAAATGATAAAAAGAGTGGTGATAAGTAA
- a CDS encoding phage tail protein, translating into MEQIENIGWHGAFEIQIMRGDELKVVKFPNLITDAWLNTIRDASMSDAPVDLQIKYIGLGKDDGTILPLDASNTRLGNEVERKVFTKIETDGTGRVKRTVNINSAEGNFHIKEIGIFAGSTATSDINSGILVARVFYDLDKDELESVNIVRTDIVGRL; encoded by the coding sequence ATGGAACAAATCGAAAATATAGGCTGGCATGGTGCCTTTGAAATCCAAATCATGCGAGGCGATGAGTTAAAAGTCGTTAAGTTTCCTAATCTAATCACAGACGCATGGCTTAATACCATTCGTGATGCATCGATGAGTGATGCACCAGTTGATTTACAAATTAAATACATCGGGCTTGGTAAAGATGATGGAACAATTCTACCCTTAGATGCTTCAAACACTCGATTGGGTAATGAGGTTGAGCGAAAGGTATTTACCAAAATTGAAACAGACGGAACGGGCAGAGTGAAGCGAACGGTAAATATTAATAGTGCGGAAGGAAATTTTCATATTAAAGAAATCGGCATCTTCGCTGGCAGCACAGCAACATCGGATATTAACTCGGGCATATTAGTCGCTCGTGTTTTTTATGATTTAGATAAGGATGAGCTTGAAAGTGTAAATATCGTGAGAACAGATATAGTAGGGAGGTTGTAA